In bacterium, the sequence AGCACCAAGACCGTCGCCTCCTTCTTGACGAAGATCGGCGCCACGGGCAAGGTTCTCATCATCCTCGACGCCGTGAACGAGGTCGTCACCAAGTCGGCCCGCAACATCGCCGGCGTGACCGTGATTCTCGCGCAGAATCTTAATGTTAAAGATCTGCTAAACCATGATAAAATCGTGGTTACTCCCGCCGCCCTGCAGCGGATCGAAGAGGTTTTTGCATAAATGAGCGATTTGTACACCGTTCTCAAGCGGCCGCTGGTCACTGAGAAGAGCGCCATGCTCGGCGAGCAGAACAAGTACGTGTTCGAAGTCGAGCGCAAGGCCACCAAGATCGACATCGCCCGTGCGGCTGAGCTCCTGTTCAAGGTGAAGGTCACGGACGTCACCACCAGCGCGATCAAGTCCAAGACGAAACGCGTGGGTGCGAGGATCGGTGAGACCAAGTCTAGCAAGAAGGCTGTCATCACCCTGGCCGAAGGCTCGACCATCAACATCTACGGAACCTAGTAGGAGACGTCCATGCCTATCAAAAAGTTCAGACCCATGACCGCCGGCACGCGCGGGATGAGCGTCTCCGGCTTCGACGAGATCACCACCG encodes:
- the rplW gene encoding 50S ribosomal protein L23, giving the protein MSDLYTVLKRPLVTEKSAMLGEQNKYVFEVERKATKIDIARAAELLFKVKVTDVTTSAIKSKTKRVGARIGETKSSKKAVITLAEGSTINIYGT